One Desulfolucanica intricata genomic region harbors:
- the cobJ gene encoding precorrin-3B C(17)-methyltransferase produces the protein MVGLGPGSSEYMSLRARKAIAEAEIIVGYKTYVDLIADLIDRQEVLSTGMTKEIERCAMAIERAAGGKNVAVVSSGDPGVYGMAGLILELLYRDDSYQKVEVEIIPGITSATAAAACLGAPLMHDFTVISLSDLLTPWELIEKRLHAAGSGDFVVVLYNPASRRRTEHIKIARQILLNYKSPQTPVGIVRNADRKGQDIILTNLEHMLEHPIDMFTTVIIGNKTTTSIGGYMVTPRGYSI, from the coding sequence GTGGTCGGACTGGGTCCCGGAAGTTCTGAATACATGAGTTTGCGGGCCCGTAAGGCAATAGCTGAAGCAGAAATAATTGTGGGTTATAAAACGTATGTAGATCTAATTGCTGATTTAATTGACCGTCAGGAAGTACTAAGTACCGGTATGACTAAGGAAATTGAGCGCTGCGCAATGGCTATTGAGCGGGCCGCCGGCGGAAAAAACGTTGCCGTGGTTTCCAGCGGAGATCCGGGCGTTTACGGTATGGCCGGACTAATTCTGGAACTATTATACCGTGATGACAGTTATCAAAAAGTCGAGGTAGAAATTATCCCGGGGATAACTTCTGCTACAGCAGCTGCAGCTTGTTTGGGCGCCCCTTTAATGCACGATTTTACCGTTATCAGCTTAAGCGACCTGCTTACCCCCTGGGAACTGATCGAAAAACGATTGCATGCAGCAGGCAGCGGAGATTTTGTAGTAGTTCTTTATAACCCGGCCAGCCGACGCCGTACCGAACATATAAAGATTGCCAGGCAAATACTCTTAAACTACAAATCACCCCAAACTCCTGTGGGAATCGTACGCAATGCCGACCGCAAAGGGCAAGATATCATATTAACCAATTTGGAGCACATGCTAGAGCACCCGATTGATATGTTTACAACCGTTATAATTGGAAACAAAACCACTACTAGTATTGGGGGATATATGGTAACCCCCCGGGGGTACAGTATATGA
- a CDS encoding transglycosylase domain-containing protein, whose amino-acid sequence MKIRITAVNIIMIIVCSLLFSGCSAITSLPKPQIPVASKIYDINGKVITTVYKQNRTSVSINDISPFMQEAIVAIEDTRFYNHHGLDLISLTRALYKNIIAGRIEEGGSTITQQLAKNLYLGPERTLSRKIKELAYAIQLERRYSKQEILELYLNTIYFGHGTYGIEAASRYYFDTPAKNLTLAQSAMLAGIPRSPEYYSPANNWEAAKKRQAIVLNRMKQLNIINNEEAEKAKKEPLFVVKNNNWSPQAPFFTAEIIKYFKKNYPDRWEMIFTEGLSIYTTLDLQMQQAAENAVKTGLEKYPAELEGALVAIDPRNGYIKAMVGGRDFNRSQYNRIYARSQPGSAFKPFLYTAAIERGYTAATTLTCEPSTYRQANGEDYAPTDYNGNYHNRPMTLKEALYISDNVVAVRLNNEIGPGILAHYAKIMGIESSLRAYLSLALGTSEVTPLEMARAYGPLANNGVLAKPLLVLRVTNQQGQVLENNTPTLKQVIKPESAYIVTDMLKSVLSPGGTAPQIAGVIKRPAAGKTGTTENLKDAWFVGYTPDIVAAVYVGYDDKNKIVGNTGGGIAAPIWTNFIREGLKGKPAKDFTVPSNIVFANICPEDGLLAAPNNPDAIKAAFVKGTEPKTPCYFDVPLQWQEFFLPQ is encoded by the coding sequence ATGAAAATACGAATAACAGCCGTTAATATAATTATGATAATAGTATGTAGTCTGTTATTTTCCGGATGCTCAGCAATTACGTCTCTTCCTAAACCCCAAATACCTGTAGCCTCAAAAATATATGATATAAACGGTAAGGTTATAACTACAGTTTACAAGCAAAACAGAACTTCTGTATCGATTAACGATATATCCCCATTTATGCAGGAAGCTATAGTTGCCATAGAAGACACCAGATTCTACAATCACCATGGCCTTGATCTGATTAGTTTAACTCGTGCCTTATATAAAAATATTATAGCCGGTAGAATAGAAGAAGGCGGCAGTACCATTACTCAGCAATTGGCAAAAAACCTTTACCTTGGCCCGGAGCGTACCTTATCCAGAAAAATAAAAGAATTAGCTTATGCTATTCAACTTGAAAGACGATACTCCAAACAAGAAATTTTAGAATTATATCTAAATACAATTTATTTTGGTCACGGTACCTATGGTATAGAAGCTGCTTCAAGGTATTATTTTGATACACCGGCCAAAAACCTCACCCTGGCACAAAGCGCCATGTTGGCAGGAATACCACGCTCACCGGAATACTATTCGCCGGCCAACAACTGGGAAGCAGCAAAAAAAAGACAGGCTATCGTACTAAACAGAATGAAGCAGTTAAATATAATTAACAATGAAGAAGCAGAAAAAGCTAAAAAAGAACCATTATTTGTGGTTAAAAACAATAATTGGTCTCCACAGGCACCCTTTTTTACAGCTGAAATAATTAAATATTTTAAAAAAAATTATCCTGATCGCTGGGAAATGATTTTTACTGAGGGTCTATCTATCTACACTACTCTAGATTTACAAATGCAGCAAGCTGCGGAAAACGCTGTAAAAACCGGTCTGGAGAAGTACCCGGCGGAACTGGAGGGCGCGCTGGTGGCCATTGACCCCCGAAACGGGTATATTAAAGCTATGGTTGGCGGGCGTGATTTTAACCGTTCCCAGTACAATCGCATCTATGCCCGCAGTCAGCCGGGTTCAGCTTTTAAACCGTTCTTGTACACAGCTGCAATTGAGAGAGGATATACTGCAGCAACTACACTAACATGTGAACCTTCTACTTACAGGCAGGCTAACGGTGAAGATTATGCTCCTACAGATTATAATGGCAATTATCACAACCGTCCGATGACACTAAAGGAGGCTTTATATATTTCAGATAATGTCGTAGCTGTCCGCCTGAATAATGAAATAGGTCCCGGGATACTGGCCCACTACGCTAAAATTATGGGCATTGAGAGTTCTTTACGGGCTTATCTATCTTTAGCCCTGGGCACATCAGAGGTAACGCCTTTAGAAATGGCCCGAGCTTACGGCCCACTTGCAAATAACGGAGTCCTGGCCAAACCGTTGTTAGTTTTAAGAGTAACGAATCAACAGGGACAGGTATTAGAAAACAATACACCAACTTTAAAACAAGTGATTAAACCCGAATCTGCCTATATTGTCACTGACATGTTAAAATCAGTTCTTTCTCCGGGGGGAACCGCGCCACAAATAGCAGGAGTTATTAAACGACCGGCTGCCGGAAAGACAGGTACTACAGAAAATTTAAAGGATGCCTGGTTTGTCGGATATACACCGGATATCGTTGCTGCAGTATATGTTGGTTATGACGATAAAAATAAGATTGTAGGAAATACCGGTGGAGGAATAGCGGCACCAATATGGACGAACTTCATTAGGGAAGGTTTAAAAGGTAAGCCGGCCAAGGATTTTACCGTTCCCTCTAATATAGTTTTTGCGAATATCTGTCCCGAAGACGGCCTTTTAGCTGCACCAAACAACCCTGATGCTATTAAAGCTGCCTTTGTTAAGGGAACCGAACCAAAGACACCGTGTTATTTTGATGTACCGCTTCAGTGGCAGGAATTTTTTCTGCCACAATAG
- the cobI gene encoding precorrin-2 C(20)-methyltransferase, with translation MPGKFYGIGVGPGDPELLTFKAYKALEQTEILCIPKSSADKESLALSVVGKMLPGKFTHLELYFPMSRDPQVLKDSWNKAGQATAEKLLEGKNVAFVTIGDPMFYSTYGYLLRYLKNNHPNIETQTIPGINAFSACASYLQIPLAEAEENVAIIPAAYGMKELEDVLSKFDNLVLMKVNRRFNEILEVLSRLGLKEKAIYISRVGYPDQFYTRDLDSLVGTKLDYMSIIIVQKRRE, from the coding sequence ATGCCGGGAAAATTTTATGGTATCGGTGTAGGACCAGGTGATCCTGAGCTGTTAACTTTTAAAGCTTATAAAGCACTTGAACAAACTGAAATATTATGTATACCAAAATCATCAGCAGACAAAGAAAGTTTAGCATTATCAGTAGTTGGTAAAATGCTGCCCGGAAAATTTACCCACCTGGAGCTGTATTTTCCCATGTCTCGTGATCCCCAGGTCCTTAAAGATAGTTGGAACAAAGCAGGGCAAGCCACTGCGGAAAAATTACTGGAAGGCAAAAATGTAGCCTTTGTAACCATTGGAGATCCGATGTTCTACAGTACTTACGGCTACCTATTACGTTATCTGAAAAATAATCATCCTAATATTGAGACACAAACTATTCCCGGCATTAACGCCTTCTCTGCCTGCGCTTCCTATCTACAAATTCCACTGGCTGAAGCGGAAGAAAATGTGGCAATTATACCGGCTGCCTATGGCATGAAGGAATTAGAAGATGTTTTATCTAAATTTGATAATTTAGTGTTAATGAAAGTTAACCGGCGCTTTAATGAGATTTTAGAAGTCCTTTCCCGGCTGGGCCTAAAGGAGAAGGCAATTTATATCAGCAGGGTAGGGTATCCGGATCAGTTTTACACCCGGGACTTAGACAGCCTGGTTGGAACTAAACTTGATTATATGTCAATAATTATTGTACAAAAACGGAGGGAGTAA
- the cbiT gene encoding precorrin-6Y C5,15-methyltransferase (decarboxylating) subunit CbiT translates to MNNNWPFKTPGIPDDMFIRGSVPMTKEEVRALAMSKARLTSGQTVWDVGAGTGSLSIEAALQVPKGKVYAIERVSEGIKLIKQNKEKFSLDNIEIVYGSAPEVLSNLPNPDRVFIGGSGGHLKEILQLLAQKLLPLGRIIIMAITLETPAQAVEILQALKFKIEISQFFVARAVGINNLHLMKGLNPVYIITAEKGGN, encoded by the coding sequence ATGAATAATAATTGGCCCTTTAAAACTCCGGGTATTCCAGACGATATGTTTATCCGGGGCAGTGTTCCAATGACAAAAGAAGAAGTAAGAGCTTTAGCTATGTCCAAAGCCCGTTTAACCTCAGGGCAAACAGTTTGGGATGTCGGTGCCGGTACGGGTTCCTTATCTATTGAGGCAGCATTACAAGTACCCAAAGGTAAAGTATATGCCATAGAACGGGTATCTGAAGGTATTAAACTAATTAAACAAAATAAAGAAAAATTTTCTTTAGATAATATAGAAATAGTTTATGGAAGTGCACCGGAAGTTCTTTCAAATCTGCCAAATCCGGACCGTGTATTTATTGGAGGAAGCGGTGGACACCTAAAGGAGATTCTTCAGCTTTTAGCCCAAAAACTTTTACCTTTAGGAAGAATTATTATTATGGCCATAACACTGGAAACACCGGCACAGGCTGTAGAGATATTGCAAGCTTTAAAATTTAAAATTGAAATTAGCCAGTTTTTTGTTGCCCGTGCGGTAGGTATAAACAATTTACATCTTATGAAAGGATTAAACCCAGTCTACATAATTACAGCAGAAAAAGGAGGGAATTAG
- a CDS encoding cobalt-precorrin 5A hydrolase — MKISIITVTKGGSLLGQRIANLLKKYPENRVNLYVPSRFSRLCPESLTYEKPLAPLIKNLFNNEQALIMIMALGIVIRMIAPHLKSKRTDPAVLVLDEKGEHVISALSGHWGGANELTNFLAAELGAHPVITTSTDVQNLPAADLLAKQYNLIPENFSELKAVNAALVNGEHVTIYTPFPLNITPTPGITVCPWALYKNKLLDNEGWQVLITNKVIPNTKNTLFLRPKNLIIGIGCRKGTAKEQIMAVLEQALEQVNKSILSIKLIATIDLRAEEPGLTGLAADLGVPLITFSRKEINDAYSKYPGIFKNSKFVKEKIGVGGVCEPVTLLACPQAKLIKPKFPQNGVTAAIAEESWPWSDWVPEVLNT, encoded by the coding sequence GTGAAAATTTCAATAATCACTGTTACTAAAGGAGGTTCCCTGCTAGGGCAAAGGATAGCAAACTTACTAAAAAAATATCCGGAAAACCGGGTTAATCTATATGTACCTTCCCGCTTTTCAAGACTGTGCCCGGAAAGTTTAACTTATGAAAAGCCTCTTGCCCCTCTTATAAAAAACCTGTTTAATAACGAACAGGCATTAATTATGATTATGGCTTTAGGAATAGTTATTAGAATGATTGCTCCACATCTTAAAAGTAAACGTACTGACCCGGCAGTCTTAGTCTTAGATGAAAAGGGCGAGCATGTAATCAGTGCTCTTTCAGGTCATTGGGGTGGAGCTAACGAACTAACAAATTTTCTAGCAGCAGAACTTGGGGCGCACCCGGTAATTACTACATCAACTGATGTACAAAATCTCCCTGCTGCAGATTTACTGGCAAAACAATATAATCTTATACCGGAAAATTTTTCAGAATTAAAAGCGGTTAATGCAGCACTGGTTAACGGTGAGCACGTAACAATATATACACCTTTTCCATTAAACATAACGCCTACCCCGGGCATAACGGTTTGTCCTTGGGCACTTTATAAAAATAAATTATTAGACAACGAGGGCTGGCAGGTATTAATAACGAATAAGGTTATACCTAATACAAAAAATACACTTTTTTTACGCCCGAAAAATTTGATTATCGGGATAGGCTGTCGTAAGGGTACTGCTAAAGAACAGATTATGGCTGTGTTAGAACAGGCCCTGGAACAGGTTAATAAAAGTATTTTAAGTATCAAACTTATTGCTACAATAGATTTGCGGGCCGAAGAACCGGGCTTAACCGGTTTAGCTGCTGACTTAGGTGTTCCACTTATAACATTCTCTCGAAAGGAAATTAATGATGCCTATAGTAAGTATCCCGGAATCTTTAAAAACTCTAAGTTTGTTAAAGAAAAAATAGGAGTTGGTGGAGTATGCGAACCAGTGACCCTACTGGCCTGCCCACAGGCCAAACTGATCAAACCAAAGTTTCCTCAAAACGGTGTAACGGCAGCAATAGCCGAGGAAAGTTGGCCGTGGTCGGACTGGGTCCCGGAAGTTCTGAATACATGA
- a CDS encoding cell wall hydrolase, with translation MLKRKQKLTGMITAVLLISFAAGVAAGENPPQVQNTVTGESHHVVQKGDTLYGIACQYNVTVQSLMQRNHLEDTKIYPEDRLIIPDGDNKKTSRGNFSREDLMLLAKIIYAEARGESLAGKIAVGAVILNRLDSPYFPHTIREIIWQKNDQVYQFSPVADGSINLEPDEQAIQAAKYALMGQDPTNGALFFYNPQKTNDQWIRTLPVLTRIGNHIFATKA, from the coding sequence ATGTTAAAGCGGAAACAAAAACTCACCGGTATGATTACTGCTGTTCTGTTAATTTCTTTTGCAGCGGGGGTTGCAGCCGGAGAGAATCCGCCACAGGTTCAAAACACAGTTACCGGTGAAAGCCATCATGTTGTACAAAAAGGAGACACACTGTACGGAATTGCCTGCCAATACAATGTTACAGTGCAGAGTTTAATGCAAAGAAACCACCTGGAAGATACAAAAATCTATCCTGAAGACCGCCTGATCATACCTGACGGAGATAATAAAAAGACATCAAGGGGTAATTTTTCCAGGGAAGACCTGATGCTTTTAGCAAAAATTATTTATGCTGAGGCCCGGGGTGAAAGCTTAGCAGGTAAAATTGCTGTTGGTGCGGTAATTCTTAATCGACTGGATAGTCCTTACTTCCCGCATACAATTCGGGAAATAATTTGGCAAAAAAATGACCAGGTATATCAATTTTCTCCGGTAGCTGACGGCTCTATTAATCTTGAACCTGATGAGCAGGCCATCCAAGCAGCAAAATACGCTTTAATGGGTCAAGATCCAACCAACGGTGCACTGTTTTTTTATAACCCACAAAAAACAAATGATCAGTGGATTAGAACCCTGCCGGTGCTGACCAGGATAGGCAACCATATCTTTGCCACAAAAGCCTGA
- the cbiE gene encoding precorrin-6y C5,15-methyltransferase (decarboxylating) subunit CbiE: MLKITVVGIGPGGKEYLTPAALEAISEAKFLIGGKRNLQLFDISQKETFIIKNNLQDMLKYIKEKNSAVTVLASGDPGLFGILAYLRRHFSPKQLQVIPGISSVQLACARLALPWHDAVITSTHGRDYSDFIETVKQNDKVVSLTNPRSSPSELAKALLESGIFTRTIYLCQNLTYPDENITKYTLKELVDKKINQNSNCVMVILNE; this comes from the coding sequence ATGCTAAAAATAACTGTAGTAGGCATCGGCCCGGGAGGTAAAGAATATCTCACTCCAGCCGCCCTGGAAGCCATATCTGAAGCTAAATTTTTAATTGGTGGTAAACGCAACTTACAACTATTTGACATATCCCAAAAAGAAACTTTTATTATTAAAAACAACTTACAGGATATGCTTAAATATATCAAAGAAAAAAATTCCGCGGTAACCGTTTTAGCCTCCGGTGATCCCGGACTTTTTGGAATTCTGGCCTATTTACGACGCCATTTTTCGCCTAAACAGTTACAGGTTATACCCGGGATAAGCTCCGTTCAACTGGCCTGTGCCCGCTTAGCCCTGCCCTGGCATGATGCAGTTATTACCAGCACCCATGGTCGTGATTACAGTGACTTTATTGAAACGGTAAAACAAAACGATAAGGTAGTATCCTTAACAAATCCCCGTTCCTCCCCCAGTGAATTAGCTAAAGCACTTCTTGAATCGGGCATTTTTACGCGTACAATATATTTGTGTCAAAATCTAACTTATCCTGATGAAAATATAACCAAATACACTTTAAAGGAGTTAGTAGATAAAAAAATAAATCAAAATTCAAATTGTGTAATGGTGATCTTAAATGAATAA
- the cobK gene encoding precorrin-6A reductase: MILVLSGTADGRAVIKELVKKGYKVLATAATSYGGQLLSQSGAKEIIARPLDQKALVEVIAQKGIKVIIDITHPYAEAVSQLAFSTCLENALPYIRYERPEFLLPEHPLIIHSDNYLEAAEKSVLLGETIFLTTGSKTLDVFTESALKKGRRVVARVLPHPQIIKRCIDQGLTPRDIIAMQGPFTKELNIAMLRQFQASVLVTKNSGTVGGLDTKIAAAMELKIPIVIVNRPKPLPSMTVSTVNDLFRELEKMHI, encoded by the coding sequence ATGATCCTGGTGCTGTCCGGAACCGCCGACGGAAGAGCCGTTATAAAGGAGTTGGTAAAAAAAGGTTATAAAGTTCTCGCCACTGCTGCCACTTCCTATGGCGGTCAGCTTTTGAGCCAAAGCGGGGCAAAAGAAATTATTGCCCGCCCGCTGGACCAAAAGGCACTGGTTGAGGTAATTGCTCAAAAAGGGATAAAAGTTATAATTGACATTACACATCCCTATGCCGAAGCAGTCTCACAATTAGCATTTAGCACCTGCCTGGAGAATGCACTACCTTATATTCGATACGAACGTCCGGAATTTCTGCTGCCAGAGCATCCTCTTATTATACATAGCGACAACTACCTCGAGGCTGCTGAAAAATCAGTATTATTAGGCGAAACTATTTTTTTAACTACAGGCAGTAAAACTTTAGATGTTTTTACCGAGTCCGCCCTAAAAAAGGGAAGGCGTGTAGTAGCCAGAGTCTTACCCCACCCGCAAATAATTAAGCGCTGCATAGACCAGGGGTTAACTCCTAGGGACATCATAGCAATGCAGGGCCCCTTTACAAAAGAACTTAACATAGCAATGCTGCGGCAGTTTCAAGCCTCCGTGCTGGTTACTAAAAACAGCGGTACTGTAGGCGGCTTAGATACAAAAATTGCAGCCGCCATGGAACTTAAAATACCAATAGTTATTGTTAACCGGCCAAAGCCGCTCCCTTCAATGACAGTAAGTACTGTTAATGATTTATTTAGGGAGTTGGAAAAAATGCACATCTAG
- a CDS encoding DUF2512 family protein, whose amino-acid sequence MKKHFNLLITKFLLIAPVLGFIGQIFSNMDIKTAILTAGIITLGTYLSGDLVLLLQYGTKTALAGEAVITTAIYWKMSNITEGAIISFPGILFATALIVLGEWYYHPYLLKNLSKRPRITAKNITAASTKSKNKTKSKSKNHKKRKQSHK is encoded by the coding sequence TTGAAAAAGCATTTTAATTTATTAATCACGAAGTTCTTATTAATTGCTCCTGTACTCGGCTTTATCGGTCAAATTTTTAGTAATATGGACATAAAAACAGCAATTTTAACAGCAGGGATAATTACTTTAGGCACTTATTTAAGCGGAGACCTGGTTTTATTGCTGCAATACGGCACAAAAACAGCTCTTGCCGGAGAAGCCGTTATTACTACAGCAATTTATTGGAAAATGAGTAACATAACTGAAGGAGCAATAATAAGCTTTCCCGGAATATTATTTGCAACAGCTCTAATTGTACTGGGAGAATGGTACTATCATCCTTACTTATTAAAAAACTTATCAAAACGACCAAGAATTACTGCTAAAAATATTACAGCAGCAAGTACAAAAAGTAAGAATAAAACCAAAAGTAAATCTAAAAATCATAAGAAAAGAAAACAATCCCATAAGTAA
- a CDS encoding DUF3786 domain-containing protein produces MPGPKITAYQEALEAFLSKTPEEITIPSGAQYFEGEEIFTLTYCGNKFQIERKSGKITPLNNSFYINNNDETLILQYLTQSSGLPPRGNWISFLQLPFGELHHAPFQKDAIYPLAQTFGNDEEGFLAAGRRFGGESLKMGDYAFVIPAFPKIPLAVALWLADDEFPAKANILFDETAALHLSTAALWVLGVELAEKMMRTTKE; encoded by the coding sequence TTGCCCGGACCCAAAATCACTGCTTACCAGGAAGCACTGGAAGCATTCCTAAGTAAAACACCTGAGGAAATAACTATTCCCAGTGGAGCTCAGTATTTTGAGGGGGAGGAAATATTTACCTTAACATACTGCGGCAATAAATTTCAAATTGAAAGGAAAAGCGGCAAAATAACCCCGCTTAATAACTCATTTTATATTAACAATAATGATGAAACCTTAATTTTGCAATATCTTACGCAAAGCAGCGGCCTACCACCACGTGGTAATTGGATATCCTTTTTGCAGCTGCCCTTCGGCGAACTTCACCATGCTCCTTTTCAGAAAGACGCAATTTACCCCTTAGCCCAAACCTTTGGAAATGACGAAGAGGGTTTTCTGGCAGCAGGCCGGCGGTTTGGAGGGGAAAGTCTGAAAATGGGGGACTATGCCTTTGTTATACCGGCTTTTCCTAAAATTCCCCTTGCAGTAGCTTTATGGCTGGCAGATGATGAATTCCCGGCTAAAGCGAATATTTTATTTGATGAAACTGCAGCTTTGCACCTGTCGACAGCTGCTTTATGGGTGCTGGGTGTTGAGCTGGCAGAGAAAATGATGCGCACTACAAAAGAATGA
- the cobM gene encoding precorrin-4 C(11)-methyltransferase: MIYFIGAGPGDPELITVKGSRLLAEADMVIYTGSLVNPAVLNYCRTGAEIYNSAGMDLQEILSLMRRACQEGKTVARVHTGDPSLYGAIQEQMDALIEENLPFTVIPGVSSFLAAAAAVPHELTLPEISQTVILTRIEGRTPVPEKEKLSSLAAHHCTMCIFLSVHLIDQVVEELLAGGYSSDTPVVIVEKASWPDEQVVRGTLKTISGIIKEAGITRQAMILVGQAFDTAYQPSKLYDRNFSHGFRGQ, from the coding sequence ATGATTTATTTTATCGGTGCAGGACCGGGAGACCCGGAGCTAATTACAGTTAAAGGTTCAAGATTATTAGCTGAGGCGGATATGGTTATTTATACCGGCTCCCTGGTTAACCCGGCTGTGCTGAATTATTGCCGCACCGGTGCTGAAATATATAACAGTGCGGGTATGGATCTACAAGAAATTTTATCTTTAATGCGCCGGGCATGCCAGGAAGGAAAAACTGTAGCCAGAGTTCATACGGGAGATCCGAGTTTATACGGAGCCATTCAAGAGCAGATGGACGCTTTAATTGAAGAAAATTTACCTTTTACCGTAATACCCGGAGTAAGTTCCTTTTTAGCAGCCGCCGCGGCTGTACCACATGAATTAACTTTACCTGAGATTTCACAAACTGTAATATTAACAAGAATTGAAGGACGTACACCTGTCCCTGAGAAAGAAAAACTATCCAGCCTGGCCGCTCATCACTGTACAATGTGCATATTCCTAAGTGTACATTTAATAGACCAGGTAGTAGAGGAGCTTTTGGCAGGCGGATACTCGTCTGATACTCCTGTTGTCATAGTGGAAAAAGCTTCCTGGCCGGATGAACAAGTAGTCAGAGGAACCTTAAAAACCATCTCCGGTATTATTAAAGAAGCAGGGATTACCCGTCAGGCAATGATCTTGGTAGGTCAAGCCTTTGATACAGCTTATCAGCCCTCAAAGCTATATGACCGTAATTTTTCTCACGGTTTCCGAGGACAGTAA
- a CDS encoding precorrin-8X methylmutase — MQAIITNPREIEKQSMAIIENHLPELQKLPFGHKEVIMRVIHTTGDLTFGEIVFIHPRAVESGLAALKAGRPIVTDINMVKTGINKQRLQELGITVNCYISEPKVIEESKKTGLTRAMIAMQFAAQKAKQGIIVIGNAPTALFTLCDLIKSGKADPALIIGTPVGFVGAKESKELLMQMEVPYITVPGTKGGSTIAAAIVNALLYLS; from the coding sequence TTGCAAGCAATAATTACAAACCCCCGTGAAATTGAAAAACAAAGTATGGCTATTATAGAAAATCACCTACCGGAACTGCAGAAATTACCTTTCGGACATAAAGAAGTCATTATGCGGGTAATACACACCACCGGTGATTTAACTTTCGGCGAAATAGTTTTTATACATCCCCGGGCTGTAGAGAGTGGTTTAGCAGCTCTAAAAGCAGGTAGACCAATTGTAACGGATATCAATATGGTTAAGACCGGCATCAATAAACAGCGCCTGCAGGAGCTGGGGATAACTGTAAACTGTTACATATCCGAGCCAAAAGTAATTGAGGAATCGAAAAAAACGGGTCTGACCAGGGCTATGATAGCCATGCAGTTTGCAGCACAAAAAGCAAAACAAGGGATTATCGTTATCGGAAATGCACCAACTGCCCTTTTTACCCTTTGTGACCTGATTAAAAGCGGTAAAGCGGACCCGGCACTGATCATCGGTACCCCTGTAGGCTTTGTGGGAGCCAAGGAATCAAAAGAACTGCTAATGCAGATGGAAGTACCATATATTACTGTTCCCGGAACCAAGGGAGGTAGCACCATCGCCGCCGCTATTGTTAATGCTCTTTTATATCTGTCTTAA